The DNA region TGCGGACGTGCGCGAGCCGGTAGCCGATCTCTTCCTCGGCCTCGGCGCGAATCCGCGCCTCCGGCTCGGCGTCGTCGAGCATGCCCGCGGCAACCTCGATCAGGAGGTCATCGTAGCCATTGGCGAAGGCGGGATAGCGGAACTGGCGCACCAGCACCACGGTCCGGCCAGCGAGATTGTACGGCAGCAGCGCCGCGCCGCTGCCACGCTCGAACACGTCGCGCACCTGCGTCTGCCATTCGCCGTTGGCCCGCCGGTAGTCGAATGTCGCGCTCTTCAGCTCGTAGCGGCCCTTGGCGAGCAGCTTGACGTCCTTGACGCGGACGCGGTCGGCGATGCTCATGCGGTCTCCTGCCTCACTGCGTCGCTTCGCGGCCGTCGAGCCATTTGGCCAACATCACCGAGCTTGATTCCTCGTAACCCAGCGTCTCGTAGAATTTGCCGGCGTTGGCGTTCTCGCGGCGGACCAGCAATTGCAGCTTCGGCACGCCGGCTGCGCGCAGCCAGTCTTCCACGGCTGCCATGATGCTGCGGCCGAGGCCCTTGCCTTGCCGTTCCGGATCGACCGCGACGTAGTAGACCCAGCCGCGGTGGCCGTCATGGCCGACCATCGCGGTTGCGACGATCGCGCCGGCGTCGCGCCCGACCAGCACGGCCGAATTCGGTCCGCGCCGCGCCAGCGCGATGTCGGCTGCGGGATCGTTCCAGGGCCGCGTCAGGCCGCAAGCCCGCCACAGCGCGACGACACCGGCGACGTCGGCATCGGCGATCGGAGCGATCGAGAGGGAGGGCATCGCCAACGCGGTCACAGCACTTTGCCCGGGTTCATGATGCCGAGCGGATCGAACGCCGCCTTGATCTGCCGCATCAGCGCGATCGCGACCGCGTCCTTCACGTCGGGCAGTTCGTCGCGCTTCAATACGCCGATGCCGTGCTCGGCTGAGATCGAACCGCCCAACCGCAGCACGATCTCGAACACCACCGCATTGACGTCGTGCCAGCGTGCCAGGAAGTCGGCCGCGTCGGCGCCGACCGGCTGCGAGACGTTGTAATGGATGTTGCCGTCGCCGAGATGGCCGAACGGCACCGGTCGTGCGCCCGGGATCAGCTTCACCACGGCGGCATTGGCCTCTTCGATGAAGGCGGGGACGGCGGCGACCGGCACCGAGATGTCGTGCTTGATCGAGCCGCCTTCCGGCTTCTGCGCGGCCGACATCTCGTCGCGCAGCTTCCAGAACGCCTGGCGCTGGCTCAAATTCGCCGCGATCACGGCGTCGTCGACGATGCCGTTTTCCATACCCTGGGTGAGGATCGCCTCCAGCGTGTCACGCGCATCGTCGCGCGACGACGACAGCTCCATCAGCACGTACCAGGGGTATTTGCTCGTGAGCGGATCGCGGATGTCGATGCCGTGGCGGAGCGAAAAATCGACCGCGATGTCGGCGAGCAACTCGAAGCTGGTCAGCGCGCCCGCCGCCTCGTTGCGCGCGATCGACAGCAGTTTCAGTGCCGCGGCCGGCGATTGCAGCCCGACATAGGCGGTCTCGATCGCGCGCGGCTTCGGAAACAGTTTTAGCGTCGCCGCGGTGATGATGCCGAGCGTGCCCTCGGCGCCGATGAAGAGGTTGCGCAGATCGTAGCCGGTGTTGTCCTTTTTCAGCTTCGACAGCGCGTTGAGGATGCGGCCATCGGCCAATACCACCTCGACCCCGAGCGCCATCTCGCGCGCCACGCCATAGGCGAGCGCCGCGGTGCCGCCGGCATTGGTCGAGAGGTTGCCGCCGATCGTGCAGCTGCCCTCGGCGCCGAGCGACAGCGGGAACAGGCGGTCGACCTCGGCGGCCTTCTGCTGGGCGATTTGCAGCACCACGCCGGCCTCGCAGGTCATGGTGTTGGACTCGGCATCGACGTCACGGATCTTGTCCAGACGCCGCATCGAGACCACCACCTCGCCATTGTGCGGCGTCTGGCCGCCGACCAGACCGGTGTTGCCGCCCTGCGGCACCAGCGCGATGCGGTGCTCGGTCGCGAGCCGGCAGATCGCGGCGACTTCCGCGGTCGAGGCCGGGCGCAGCACCAGCGGCGAGCGGCCGTGATACAGATCGCGCTCCTCGGTGACGTAAGGCGCGATGTCGGCGGCGTCGGTGACCGCGTATTTCTCACCGACGATGGCGCGGAATTTTTCGATCAGCTCGGGCGGAAGCGGCGGCACGGCAGGCTTTGCGATGTTCATCTTGTTCTTGGTCTTTCACTCACGCAGAAATCTAACCTCGCCCGACCGCGGCACGGCGCAGCCGGTCGTTGATGGCTTCGCCGAGCCCGTCCTCGGGGATCGGCACGACGGCGATTCCATCGGCGTTTCGCTTGTCGAGGCTGCGCAGGTAGCCGAACAGATTGGCGGCGGCCTCGGCGAGATCGCCGCGTTCCGACAGGTTCATCACGACGGAGGCGCATTCGCTGCGCGCGATCTTGGCCGGCCCGAACGCCAGCAGCGCCTCGCCGACATGGACGTCGCTGGCATTGAGCCTGACCGGCGTGCGTGGCGCGTAGTGCGAAGCCAGCATGCCCGGCGCGACCGGCTGGCCGTCGCTTTCGGCGTCCGGCGGCGGCGATTGCAAGGGATGGCCGAGCACGCGCTCGATCTCCTCGCGGGTCAGCCCGCCTGGCCGCAGCAGCACCGGGTCGGAGAAGCAGCCGACGATGGTCGATTCGACGCCGACATCGACCGGGCCGCCGTCGATGATCAGGTCGATACGGCCGTCGAGATCGCCGTTGACGTGCTCGGCCGTGGTCGGCGAGACGTGGCCGGACAAATTGGCCGAAGGCGCCACCACGGCGCCGCCAAAGGTCTTGATGATGTCGCGCGCGACCTTGTGGGCGGGGACGCGGATCGCGACCGTGTCGAGGCCCGCGGTGGCGAGCTCCGCCACCGGGCAGGACAGCGCCTTGGGCAGCACCAGGGTCAGCGGTCCCGGCCAGAACGCCTCCGCCAGCCGCAGCGCCTGGCCGTCGAACAGCGCGATCCGGCGCGCGGCAGCGAGATCGGCGACATGGGCGATCAGCGGATTGAATGCCGGCCGGCCCTTGGCCTGATAGAGGCGGGCGATCGCCGCGGCATTGCCGGCATCTGCGCCGAGGCCATAAACCGTCTCGGTCGGGAATGCGACCAGGCCCCCCTCGGCCAGGACACCGGCGGCGGTTGCGGTGGCGGCGGCGCCGGCGGGCAAAACGTGGGTTTTCAGGCCTGTATCCACGGTGACTAAATCCTCAAAGGGTGCCTTGCGGTCCCCGAAACCCGAGGCTATAAGCCGGCCTCTCAGTCGGAGTGTGGCTCAGCCCGGTAGAGCACTGCGTTCGGGACGCAGGGGTCGCAGGTTCGAATCCTGCCACTCCGACCATTCATCCTCTGCAGGCGTTTCTGATTGCTGGCGGTTTCCGAGTCAACCGCCCCGGAGTCAGCCGGCACCGCCTCCTTCACCTCATTGTCATACCAGCTTCCGCGGCGGCGGTCGCGCGTGATTTGCCGCGGCTGGTTCCCATCAACCTGCTTGCGATATGATCACCCGCACGCGCCTGGGCGCAGAGACGTCCCTGACACGGGGAGACGTCCCTGCGGAGCACGATCCTACTGTTGACCGAAGTCGGTGGATGCAGAGCCGAGGGGGGTCAAAGGGGTCCCGGCAGAGCCATTGCCTGAAAAACGATTACCTCCGAATGAGCCGGTCGCGCCCGATGTGGCTGTTGTGTTGAAGGAGATCGTATTGTTGTAAAGCCGTACCGACGATGCGCCGGAGACGCCGGTCGCATTGTTGCTGACGGTCGAATTGTCGACGACGACCTGCGAGCCGCCATCGCCCACGATGCCGGCGACCGAATTGCCGGAGAAATTCGAGTGTGTCGCGGTGACGCTGTTGCCTGCGGCGACCGCAAGACCGTAGCTGTTTCCGTTCGACGTCACATGATCCAGAACTGCGGCATTGCCAGCGGGGCCGGCAATGACGATGCCGGGACCTACGTTGCTGTTTACCGTCGTATCCTTGATAAGCAGCTTGCTCGGTGCTGTCCGGACATCCAGAATTCCTTGAGCGTTTTGCTCCTGGATTTTCGAGTTCTCGATGATCACATTTTTTGCCGCGACGATCTTGATACCTGGGCTAGCGTTGTTCGTGCTGGAGATCACCAAGCCGCGCAGCACGACCGTTGACAGGCCGTCGCTCTGATTGACGGCAATTTGTATTCCGAAATTCCCGGGAAAGTTTTGCAAAAAGAAGTTGTTGGCGGCGCAGTCGATCGTCACGGATTTCGAGATAAACAGTGGGTACACGTCGGAACTCGAATTCAGACAGAAAATCGTTCCGCCGCCGGCGACCGCCTCGAGCGCGACGGCAAGGGATTTGCACGGCGTAGCCGTGGTCACACAACTGTTGCTATCGCTGCCGTTCGTCGCGACGTAGGCGCTTTGCGCGCGGGCAGTACCGACATCGACGCAGAACGCAACCAGGCCAAGAAGAAAGAAAGCAAATCGCAACTGCATCAACGCCTCCAAAAGGTAGGGGACACAAACGGGGTCCTGAAAGCAGTAATGTTGCTGTCTGCGGTAAGAATTTACAAGCGGAAACGTTGGGTCATTGGTCCTGCCGTCCCGTCGCTCTCCGTCATGCCGCCGTTTCCCGAGGTCGTGGCCGCGCTCGGCGAGCTGAAGCGTCTCGGCTTCCGCACCTGCATCATCTCCAACACCGACGACGGCATCATCGCCGGCAACGTCGCGCAGCTCGGGGGTCACATCGATCGGGTGATCACCGCCCAGCAGGCGCAGGCCTACAAGCCGTCGCGGCAGATCTTCGATCACGCCCATCGGGCGCTCGGGGTCGACGTCGGCCGCGTCGTCCATATCTGCGCGAGCCCGCATCTCGATCTCGCCGCCGCGCGGGACCTCGGGTTTCGCTGCATCTGGATCGACCGCGGCACCGGCCGCCAGCCGCTTGCCGACTACACGCCGAACGCGGTCCTGCCGCGCCTCGATCGGGTTCCCGCCTGCCTGGCGCAGCTCGGCTGGGTTTGACCTGGGCGCGGCAGACGCGCAGCTGGGATCGTACCTCGATCACACTCCGCAACATCTCATAACATCCTTGCCATATCCCGATGCCCGATCGCACATAGGATCGGTCTGTTTGCGAATCGGAGATATCTTCAATGTCTTGGAAAATGAGTTTCATGCGCAGGGGCATCGCGCTGTCTGTCGCGCTGCTCGCCTTGAGCGCAGCGCATGCGACGCCAAATCTCGACGGCCTGGCGGGCGCGTGGTCGGGCGCCGGTCAGATGCGGCCCAAGGACGGTGCCTGGGAAAAGGTCCGCTGCAAGGTCGCCTACGGTGTCACCAAGCCGGGCAAGGCGTTCAGCCTGGATCTCAAATGCGCCAGCGACGCCTACAAGATGTCGCTGTCGGCCAACATCGAGCAGAACGGCGCGCAGCTCTCGGGCAACTGGTTCGAGAGCGAATATCGGCAGGGCGGCAAGATTTCCGGGACCAGCACCGACGACGGGCTGATCCAGGCGAGAATCGAAGGCGAGACCGTCGCCGCGCTGGTGACGATCAAGACCAAGGGCAATCACCAGTCGTTCGTGATGGACGCGCCCGGCTCCTGGCTCTCGCAGGTCGCGATCGAGTTGAACAAGGAGGCGCGCTGAAGCCCGAGCTGTCGGGCTTGCTCGGTTTTGAAAGCGTCTCAGCGCATGTTCGTGGTTAACAGGTTGCAAAAGACTCGCGCCGTCGCGGCGCGATGCTGATACCCCTATCCAGGCATTAAATGCTGCTTAGCACCTCGGTGGTAGGGTTATCCGATAAAACCCTATCGCCAGGCCGTTATGATCAGGCTCAGGACAATCCTCCAGCCGTCCGCTTTCATTGTCGGGAGCGCGCTGGTGTTTGGATTGGCCGGGCATCTGGCCGCCACGCGCTTCATCCACGGACAGCAGACCGAGCATCTCGGCGAGTTGACCGAGGTCGTGCTTCGCCGCGCCGAATTCGCGGTCGATGATGCCGCCGCCAGCCTCGACGACCTGGTCGGCCGTGGATTGACGAGCTGCGACACCGGATCGTTGCAATCAGTCCGGTTGCACATCTATCAACGCTCCGCAGTCAAGGACGTGCGCGTCGCCAACGCCGACGGTTCGGTGATCTGCTCGGCCTATTCGGAGACGCTGGAGTTCGACAAGGGCTGGGTCAGCCGCGGCGACATGTTGCCCGCGCAGGACCCGAAGCTGTCGCTGTTTCGGGTCGAGCAATTCGGCAGCAATGCGCTCGGCCTGCTGCGCGATATCGATCGATCCAGGGCGATGGTCGCGATCCTTGCGATCAATGGCAGCATCGTCGATATCATGCCCGCCGAACTGCGCGCCTCCAGCAAGGTCGCGCTCGCGCTGACCAATACGCAGGAGCTCGACAGCTTCGCGCTGGATGCCGACCGGCCGCTCCGTTCCCCGCAGCAGTTCGACCGAACCTCGACACGCTATCCGCTTCGCGCCACGATCGACGTCGAGAGTGCGGCATTGTCGAGCTGGAACGCCGGAGCGTATTGGCCCGCGCTGATGGTTTCTATCCTGCTTGGCCTTGCGTTCGGCGGCCTGCTGGTCCGCTCGCGCCGCACGGAAGGGCCGCTCGCCGATCTCGATCGTGGGCTTGCCCGTGGCGAGTTCAAGCCGTACTTCCAGCCGATCTTCGATCTGGCCAGCGGACGGATCGTCGGCTGCGAGGTGCTGGCGCGGTGGCTGCGTGACGACGGTTCGGTGGTGCCGCCGATGAAATTCATCCCGCTGGCCGAATCCAGCGGGCGCATCGAGACCCTGACCTGGCAGTTGCTCGAACTGGCGCTCTCCGATCTCCAGGCGGTGCTCCGGGCCGACAAGGAGTTCAAGCTCTCCTTCAACGTCGTGCCGAAGCATCTGTTGCGCACCGGCTTCGTCGATCGCCTGCGCCACACCGTCTCGGCCGCGAAAGTGTCCGCCCGCCAGATCGTGATCGAGGTGACCGAACGCGACGAACTCGACGATTTCGCGCATGCCGCCGCGGTGGTCGGCGAGCTGCGCAGCTACGGCTTTCGCGTCGCCATCGACGACGTCGGCGTCGGCCACAGCGGCCTGTCGCGCATGAAGGGGCTGGGTGCCAACATCATCAAGATCGACAAGTTCTTCGTCGACACCATCACGATCGACGCGTCGACCGCGCCGATCGTCGAGATGCTGGTTGCGCTGGCCGAGGGCCTGCAGATGACGGTGGTTGCCGAAGGCATCGAGTCCGACGAACAGATCCGCGCCTTGACCGCCTGCGGCGTCAAGCAGGGCCAGGGCTATGTCGTCGCGGCGCCGCTGCCGGTCGCAAAATTCCTCGGACTGATCGAGACCGAGCGGCTGCGGAGCACGGACGTCGAGAGCGCGCCCGCGCTGGTCGCCTGAGCGCGGCCCTCCTGCGCCAATGCTTGCTCAGCGCCCGGCGCTGCGCGGCTCGATCTGCACGGTCGCGGTCATGCCGGCCGCGAGCACGACACCCGACGGCACCTGATCGATCTGGATGCGCACCGGAATGCGCTGGGCGAGCCGCACCCAGGTGAAGATCGGGTTGACGGTGGCGACGCCCTGGCCGTTCGGCTGCGCGTTGCCGACATTGATGGCGCGCGCGATGCTGCCGACATGGCCCTGGACCATGTCGTGATAGCCCATCAGCTTCAGGCGGGCCGCGTCGCCGATCTGGATGCTGGAGAGATTGGTCTCCTCGAAATAGGCGTCGACCCAAAAGGAATCGGCGTCGACGATCGAAATCACGCTGTGCTCCGCGGCGGCGAAATTGCCGGCGCGCGCCAGCAGGTTGGTGACCCAGCCATTGACCGGCGCATGGAGCTCGGTGCGCTCCAGATTGAGCTTGGCCTGGTCGAGCTGCGCGGTCGCTTGCGCGACGCTCGCCTCGGCGCTTGCACGCTGGGCGTTGAGGGAATCGATCCGCAGCTTGGCTTGCTTCAGCGTCGCCTGCGCGTTGGCGAGCCCGGCTTCCTGCTGGCGCAGCTGGGAGTCGGTCTGCTGCGCGTTCTGCAGCGTGCCGGCGTTGCGCTCCACCAGCTCCTGATAGCGTTCGGCCTGCTGCTTGGCATAGGTCAGCGCCGCCTGTGCCTGCTCGACCTGGGCCTCGCTCGCGGTAATCTGCGCCTGTTGCACGTCGAGCTGCGATACGACGTTCTGCAGATTGGCCTGCGCCTGCTGCAGCGACGCCTCGGCTTGCTGGACCGCGATCTTGTAGTTGCGCGGATCGATCTGCAACAGCAGATCGCCCTTGCGGACATACTGGTTGTCGGCGACCGGAAGTGCCGTGATGTTGCCGGCGACCTCCGGCGCGACGGTAACGACATAGGCGCGCACGGTGCCGTCGCGGGTCCAGGGCGCCAGCATGTAGGCGCCCCACATCGCCCAGCCCAGCACGATGGCGACCAGGACGGCAGCGAGCGTGACCAGCATCGCTACTCCGCGCCGACCGCCAGACTGAGTGGCGGGCGTGCCGGCGATGCGGTCGGGCGACCACGGCACCTCCTGATTGACGTCCGGTGCCGGCGGTTTCGATTTGCTATCAACGGATGACATGGCGGCTCAGCGTGCGATGACGAGGACGATGGACGACAGCACAATGACGTAGAGGGCGCCGACGAACAACGGCGGGTGCCAGACATGGCGCAGCAGGCCGTAGCGGTCGGCGATCCGGCGCAGCACGATCGTGGCAATCCATGCGACCAGCATGATCACCGCAAACGGCGCGACATAGACTCCGAACAGGTCGATTTCGGCGAATTTCATCCGGTCAACCTCATTGCAGGGCTCCGTCGAAATAGTCGCGATGCTGCGTCAGCGCTTCCGATAGCACGACGATGCTGCCGCGGACGCGCAGATTGGTCTGCGTCGTGTCTCCACGCGCGGCCGCTTCCGCCAGCATTGCGTCGAAACGGCCGAGTTGCGCGATGGCCGCCATGCTGTCGCCGCGGGCGATCGCAGTCAATGCCGGCACGAGTTCGGCGTCGAGCCCGAGCCGGCTGATGATCTCGCGCAGCTGGATGATCTCGGCGCCGACCGAGAGCGCGGCGAGCAGCCAGGCGCGCTGCAGCGGCGTCGCGGCGGCGGGCATCGCGGTCAGCCGTCCCAGCACATGGCCGTTCCAGTCGAGATGGGTTCGACCGCCGGCGAGACGGCGCAGATCGCGCAAGGTCAGCCGCAACAGGCGGCGCGCCCGATAGGCCTGCGACAGCGGCGGCATCAGGCCGAAGCCATAGGCGCCGGCGAAGCAGCCGACCACGGTCGAGAGCGTCGAATTGTAGAACGCCGCGGTGTTGTAGCTCATCGGATTGGTCGGCGAGAGCAGCGGGACGAACAGCAGCGTCATGGCGCCGACCATGCCGATCTGCCAGGGCTTCTTCGCCAGCACCGCCAGCATGCCGAGCGGGACGAGGCAGGCGCCGATCACGAGGCTGAGCGTCAGGAAGCTGGTCGGCAGCGCCGGAAGCACGGCAAAGGTGATGATCGAGGCGAGGGCGAGATCGACCACGACGCCGGCGGTGAAGGCCAGCGTGCCGGCATAGGCCGCCTCGGCCTGCGGTCCGCGCAGGATGATGTTGATCATGGCGAAGGTCAGGGCGCCGACGCCGTTCGGCCACCCCGTCACCACCCAGAGCAGCGCCATGATGGCGATGGTGGCAAAGGCGCGTGCGCCGTTGACCAGCGCCGGCAGATAATCGGCGACCCGCAGTCGCCATTTCGTGCGCACCGGACCCGGCCGTCCCGGATACACCACCAGCGTCAGCCCGGTCATGGCATGCATCATGCTGACCAGGACCTCCGCCGTCTTGTCGGCGAGCAGCCGTTGCGACGGGCTGTCGGCCTCGAGCTCGACCAGCCGCCGCACGCCGCGCTGGTATCTGCGCTGCAGCGCGTCGGGGTCGGTGACCCAGCGCTGCGGGTCGGCGGATTCCACCGGCGCCGACGGGTCGGGACGGAGCAAACCCAGCACCAGTTGCGCCTGTTGCCGCGCCTGCTCTGCCGGAAGGTGATCGAGGTGGTTGCCGACGGCGCGCCAGCCGACCAGGCCGCCGAACAATCCGTCCATGGTCCGCTGCAGCAGCGCCGCATAGGAGCGGATCTGCGAGGATTCGCCGGCCGATTGATCGATCACCGGATCGAGCGCGCCGACCTGTCTGATCAGATCGCGCCGGAGCGGCCGCATATCCGGCAGCGGGGTGCCACCGCGCGCCAGCGTATCGATGAAGCCGTCCATCACCCTGGCCGCCACGGCGGCGATCGCCTTGGCCAGCCGGCGCGGCGCGTCGCCGGTGTCGGTCAGGACGCCGACGACGCCGGCGCAGAAGATACCGATCATGATTTCGCTGCCGCGCGAAAGCGCAAGCGGAAAGACGGCGTTCGCATTGACGCCGCCGACGCTGCCGAGCGCGCCGCCGGCGATGATCGCGACGGTATAGCCGGCGAGGCCGGCGCTGTAGGCGGCGTGATTGCTGAGCAGCGTGGTGACGAATGCGCAGATCCCGCCCCAGGCCGCCAATGCGGTGAGGAACAGGATACGATCCTGGGCAAGGAAGGCGGCCAGCACCAGGCTCACCACGGCGCCAACCAGCGTGCCGAGCGCGCGAAACCAGCCTTTGCGCAGTCCGGCACCGAGTTGCGGCAGGCAGCTCACCGCCGCCGACGTGCCCGCCCAATAGGGCTGATCGAGCTGCAGCCAGAACGCCACGAACAGCGCGGCGCAGACCGAGAGCCACAGCTGGACGCCGTAGCGGATCGGGAATCGCAGCGCCCAGATCGCACCGAGCAGCCGGTCCGGCGCGAGTGCGCGCAGGCCGCGCGGCGGCGGTTCACCCATATCCCGGACCACTTCCGTCATGTGCACGGCCCTTCGGGTGACGAAAGCAACGCAAGCTTCGGCAGCCAAAAGCTTGCCGACATCCGCGCAACGTACAGGCGCCGCCGGGCAGCCGCCAGTCGAAAAGAGATGCCGTGATCGAGCGCGTGACGAGACTGCGCGCTGTGGACTGAACATTTCCACATCGTCATGGCCAGGCTTGTCCCGACCATCCACGTCTTTCCTCACGCAGCAGACAAAGACGCGGATGCCCGGGACAAGCCCGGGCATGACGAATCCTGGCGAATGAGCCTCACTCGCCGGGAACGAGCTGCATCGCCGCCGGCTGCGCGAGGCGGCGATGCCGGCGCCGCGACAGATAGAGCAGCAGGCCCGTCACCGCGAACAGCGGCATCATCGCTGCGGCCAGCATGAAGGCGAGCTTGCCCGGCCAGCCCAGGATGGCGCCGCGGTGGATGTCGAGCACGCTGGCGAGGATACGCTCGCCAAAACTCTTGTCGGCGTAGCGATCCGACGCGACGAGGCGTCCGGTGACGGCATCGATGCGGAACTCGTCGCGCACGGTATCGAGCGACGCGTCGCGTGCCCATGACCGGACCCGCACCACGGTGCCTGCGCCGGCTGGCAGCGTCAGCAGGGCCCTGCCGTAGCTGTCGCCCTCCTGCTGCAGGAACGTCGACCAGACGTGATCGAAGGTCAGCGGCTTGGGG from Bradyrhizobium genosp. L includes:
- a CDS encoding DUF1656 domain-containing protein, translating into MKFAEIDLFGVYVAPFAVIMLVAWIATIVLRRIADRYGLLRHVWHPPLFVGALYVIVLSSIVLVIAR
- a CDS encoding FAD-binding oxidoreductase, translating into MNIAKPAVPPLPPELIEKFRAIVGEKYAVTDAADIAPYVTEERDLYHGRSPLVLRPASTAEVAAICRLATEHRIALVPQGGNTGLVGGQTPHNGEVVVSMRRLDKIRDVDAESNTMTCEAGVVLQIAQQKAAEVDRLFPLSLGAEGSCTIGGNLSTNAGGTAALAYGVAREMALGVEVVLADGRILNALSKLKKDNTGYDLRNLFIGAEGTLGIITAATLKLFPKPRAIETAYVGLQSPAAALKLLSIARNEAAGALTSFELLADIAVDFSLRHGIDIRDPLTSKYPWYVLMELSSSRDDARDTLEAILTQGMENGIVDDAVIAANLSQRQAFWKLRDEMSAAQKPEGGSIKHDISVPVAAVPAFIEEANAAVVKLIPGARPVPFGHLGDGNIHYNVSQPVGADAADFLARWHDVNAVVFEIVLRLGGSISAEHGIGVLKRDELPDVKDAVAIALMRQIKAAFDPLGIMNPGKVL
- a CDS encoding right-handed parallel beta-helix repeat-containing protein; its protein translation is MQLRFAFFLLGLVAFCVDVGTARAQSAYVATNGSDSNSCVTTATPCKSLAVALEAVAGGGTIFCLNSSSDVYPLFISKSVTIDCAANNFFLQNFPGNFGIQIAVNQSDGLSTVVLRGLVISSTNNASPGIKIVAAKNVIIENSKIQEQNAQGILDVRTAPSKLLIKDTTVNSNVGPGIVIAGPAGNAAVLDHVTSNGNSYGLAVAAGNSVTATHSNFSGNSVAGIVGDGGSQVVVDNSTVSNNATGVSGASSVRLYNNTISFNTTATSGATGSFGGNRFSGNGSAGTPLTPLGSASTDFGQQ
- a CDS encoding L-threonylcarbamoyladenylate synthase, yielding MDTGLKTHVLPAGAAATATAAGVLAEGGLVAFPTETVYGLGADAGNAAAIARLYQAKGRPAFNPLIAHVADLAAARRIALFDGQALRLAEAFWPGPLTLVLPKALSCPVAELATAGLDTVAIRVPAHKVARDIIKTFGGAVVAPSANLSGHVSPTTAEHVNGDLDGRIDLIIDGGPVDVGVESTIVGCFSDPVLLRPGGLTREEIERVLGHPLQSPPPDAESDGQPVAPGMLASHYAPRTPVRLNASDVHVGEALLAFGPAKIARSECASVVMNLSERGDLAEAAANLFGYLRSLDKRNADGIAVVPIPEDGLGEAINDRLRRAAVGRG
- a CDS encoding FUSC family protein — encoded protein: MTEVVRDMGEPPPRGLRALAPDRLLGAIWALRFPIRYGVQLWLSVCAALFVAFWLQLDQPYWAGTSAAVSCLPQLGAGLRKGWFRALGTLVGAVVSLVLAAFLAQDRILFLTALAAWGGICAFVTTLLSNHAAYSAGLAGYTVAIIAGGALGSVGGVNANAVFPLALSRGSEIMIGIFCAGVVGVLTDTGDAPRRLAKAIAAVAARVMDGFIDTLARGGTPLPDMRPLRRDLIRQVGALDPVIDQSAGESSQIRSYAALLQRTMDGLFGGLVGWRAVGNHLDHLPAEQARQQAQLVLGLLRPDPSAPVESADPQRWVTDPDALQRRYQRGVRRLVELEADSPSQRLLADKTAEVLVSMMHAMTGLTLVVYPGRPGPVRTKWRLRVADYLPALVNGARAFATIAIMALLWVVTGWPNGVGALTFAMINIILRGPQAEAAYAGTLAFTAGVVVDLALASIITFAVLPALPTSFLTLSLVIGACLVPLGMLAVLAKKPWQIGMVGAMTLLFVPLLSPTNPMSYNTAAFYNSTLSTVVGCFAGAYGFGLMPPLSQAYRARRLLRLTLRDLRRLAGGRTHLDWNGHVLGRLTAMPAAATPLQRAWLLAALSVGAEIIQLREIISRLGLDAELVPALTAIARGDSMAAIAQLGRFDAMLAEAAARGDTTQTNLRVRGSIVVLSEALTQHRDYFDGALQ
- a CDS encoding NUDIX domain-containing protein, coding for MSIADRVRVKDVKLLAKGRYELKSATFDYRRANGEWQTQVRDVFERGSGAALLPYNLAGRTVVLVRQFRYPAFANGYDDLLIEVAAGMLDDAEPEARIRAEAEEEIGYRLAHVRKVFEAFTSPGAVTEKIHCFVAEYDAAMRIGDGGGLADEGEDIEVLELSIDEALAMIADGRIVDAKTIMLLQYAALHLFR
- a CDS encoding EAL domain-containing protein yields the protein MFGLAGHLAATRFIHGQQTEHLGELTEVVLRRAEFAVDDAAASLDDLVGRGLTSCDTGSLQSVRLHIYQRSAVKDVRVANADGSVICSAYSETLEFDKGWVSRGDMLPAQDPKLSLFRVEQFGSNALGLLRDIDRSRAMVAILAINGSIVDIMPAELRASSKVALALTNTQELDSFALDADRPLRSPQQFDRTSTRYPLRATIDVESAALSSWNAGAYWPALMVSILLGLAFGGLLVRSRRTEGPLADLDRGLARGEFKPYFQPIFDLASGRIVGCEVLARWLRDDGSVVPPMKFIPLAESSGRIETLTWQLLELALSDLQAVLRADKEFKLSFNVVPKHLLRTGFVDRLRHTVSAAKVSARQIVIEVTERDELDDFAHAAAVVGELRSYGFRVAIDDVGVGHSGLSRMKGLGANIIKIDKFFVDTITIDASTAPIVEMLVALAEGLQMTVVAEGIESDEQIRALTACGVKQGQGYVVAAPLPVAKFLGLIETERLRSTDVESAPALVA
- a CDS encoding HlyD family secretion protein, yielding MSSVDSKSKPPAPDVNQEVPWSPDRIAGTPATQSGGRRGVAMLVTLAAVLVAIVLGWAMWGAYMLAPWTRDGTVRAYVVTVAPEVAGNITALPVADNQYVRKGDLLLQIDPRNYKIAVQQAEASLQQAQANLQNVVSQLDVQQAQITASEAQVEQAQAALTYAKQQAERYQELVERNAGTLQNAQQTDSQLRQQEAGLANAQATLKQAKLRIDSLNAQRASAEASVAQATAQLDQAKLNLERTELHAPVNGWVTNLLARAGNFAAAEHSVISIVDADSFWVDAYFEETNLSSIQIGDAARLKLMGYHDMVQGHVGSIARAINVGNAQPNGQGVATVNPIFTWVRLAQRIPVRIQIDQVPSGVVLAAGMTATVQIEPRSAGR
- a CDS encoding GNAT family acetyltransferase, whose product is MPSLSIAPIADADVAGVVALWRACGLTRPWNDPAADIALARRGPNSAVLVGRDAGAIVATAMVGHDGHRGWVYYVAVDPERQGKGLGRSIMAAVEDWLRAAGVPKLQLLVRRENANAGKFYETLGYEESSSVMLAKWLDGREATQ